A window of Panicum virgatum strain AP13 chromosome 8K, P.virgatum_v5, whole genome shotgun sequence contains these coding sequences:
- the LOC120644484 gene encoding O-methyltransferase ZRP4-like: MALASQALHDAQLDLWQTTFAYVKSMALKSAIDLGIAETIQHHGGGANLSQIATRAMVPPAKIPCLSRLMRVLTATGVFSTQQAGIAICGEELLYTLTPMSRLLVGSRNQVPFSTLVLQPSAFSSLLELGGWLRRELPQPCLFQLGNGHTLWELADSDPAFSALFNDAMSSDTELIMDVVVNELGEALFHGVDSLIDVAGGHGAAAHAILKAFPHLKCSVLDLGHVVSDAPKDTGVHYIAGNMFETVPPASMIFLKSVLHDWGHEECVKILKNCKEAIPPRDQGGKVVILDIVVGAGQSGKKSREMQVVFDLFLMSINGAERDENQWKKIFFEAGFRDYKITPVLGVRSIIEVYP; the protein is encoded by the exons ATGGCTCTCGCAAGCCAGGCCTTGCATGACGCTCAGCTTGACCTCTGGCAAACCACATTTGCCTATGTCAAGTCCATGGCCCTCAAATCTGCCATAGACCTCGGCATCGCCGAGACCATCCAACACCATGGAGGCGGCGCCAACCTCTCCCAAATAGCCACCAGAGCTATGGTCCCTCCGGCCAAGATCCCCTGCTTGAGCCGCCTCATGCGTGTGCTCACGGCCACTGGTGTCTTCAGCACCCAGCAGGCGGGCATTGCCATCTGCGGCGAGGAGCTCCTGTACACGCTCACACCGATGTCCCGTCTCCTTGTCGGCTCACGGAACCAGGTCCCTTTCAGCACCTTGGTACTCCAACCGtccgccttctcctccttgcTCGAGCTTGGTGGGTGGCTCCGGCGTGAGCTGCCCCAACCATGCCTGTTCCAGCTGGGGAACGGTCACACACTTTGGGAGCTAGCCGACAGTGACCCAGCGTTCAGCGCGCTCTTCAACGACGCGATGAGCTCAGACACTGAACTCATCATGGACGTTGTTGTCAATGAGCTCGGGGAGGCATTATTCCACGGGGTAGACTCATTGATCGACGTCGCTGGGGGCCATGGCGCCGCAGCACATGCCATCTTGAAGGCGTTCCCGCATCTGAAATGCAGTGTCCTAGACCTTGGCCATGTTGTTTCAGATGCTCCCAAGGACACCGGCGTGCACTATATCGCTGGCAACATGTTCGAGACTGTGCCACCAGCGAGCATGATATTTCTCAAG TCGGTCTTGCATGACTGGGGCCACGAGGAATGTGTCAAGATATTGAAAAACTGCAAAGAAGCTATTCCTCCAAGAGACCAAGGAGGAAAGGTGGTAATACTAGATATTGTGGTTGGTGCAGGACAGTCTGGCAAGAAGTCGAGAGAGATGCAGGTCGTATTTGATCTGTTCCTCATGTCTATCAACGGCGCTGAGAGAGACGAGAACCAGTGGAAGAAGATCTTCTTCGAAGCAGGATTCCGGGACTACAAAATAACCCCGGTTCTGGGCGTTCGCTCAATCATCGAGGTCTACCCATGA
- the LOC120644485 gene encoding CASP-like protein 1U2 codes for MYGSECHMMPPAALPNGSKAVTLLLRLCTFGLALASAVVMATASDCTFYDADGAAAATVTYKNYPPFVYLVACNITAAILEMAAIYLQLVKGDNEGEAAPVLPGVVLVVADVAVQVLLYSSTGAAFAAVTAYGAQIRACAGAAGHFCEQVHRAKLVGLGASLAAGLAAVAKDVPLPFSVWPITSED; via the exons ATGTACGGATCCGAGTGCCATATGATGCCTCCCGCGGCGCTGCCCAATGGCTCCAAGGCGGTGACCCTCCTGCTCCGCCTGTGCACGTTCGGGCTGGCGCTCGCCTCGGCGGTCGTCATGGCCACCGCGAGCGACTGCACCTTCTACGacgccgacggcgccgccgccgccacggtcaCCTACAAGAACTACCCGCCCTTCGT TTATCTGGTTGCGTGCAACATCACCGCGGCGATCCTGGAGATGGCGGCGATCTACCTGCAGCTCGTCAAGGGCGACAacgagggggaggcggcgcccGTGCTTCCCGGGGTCGTCCTGGTCGTCGCCGACGTCGCCGTGCAGGTGCTCCTCTACTCGTCGACGGGCGCGGCGTTCGCGGCGGTGACGGCGTACGGCGCGCAGATCAGggcctgcgccggcgccgccgggcacTTCTGCGAGCAGGTGCACAGGGCGAAGCTCGTCGGTTTGGGGGCGAGCTTGGCCGCCGGCCTCGCGGCCGTCGCCAAGGACGTCCCGCTGCCGTTCTCCGTGTGGCCCATCACGTCAGAGGACTGA